CGAGGTTGGATGCGATCACGCCACCCGCGTTTGCATAGGTATCGGGAATTACGGTGATGCCCCGCTCTTCGAGCGACTTCATCGCTTCATAGGTCACTGGCATGTTGGCCGCTTCGACGACGGCCTTAGCCTTGACGCTCGCGGCATTGTCTGCATGGATAACGTGGCCGGTTGCAGCGGGAATCAGATAGTCACATTTCAATGCAAACAGGGCTGCATTGCTGATGGATTTCGCGCGAAAGCCGTCCACGTGCCCTACCCGGTTGCAGTGTGCGATCAACGCAGGGATATCCAGGCCCTGCGGCGCATGCACACCCGCAGTCATATCCGTTACGGCAACGATACGCGCGCCAGCATCGTAGAGGAAACGCGCCGCGTGCGAACCCACTTTGCCAAAACCCTGGATAGTGATGGTGGTCTGTGCGGGTGAGATACCACGCTTCTCAAGATCCTTCAGAACCGCATAGTACACGCCGTAACCGGTGGATTCCGCACGCCCTGGCAACCATCCCTCGATGCCATCGGGCTTGCCTGTCACGGAGGCGGGGTCATACGTCTCGTTATAGATACACACCATCTCAGGACCGCCCGACCCCATGTCCGGGGCGGGCACGTATTCGTGACTGGCAAACAACGGTCCAAAGTGCCGCGCAAACTCGGTCATGATGTCGGTCTTGGCAATGCGTTCGAATTCCCGGTAGGCGCCTCGAAAACGCTTGGCCTTCTTCATATCGTTGTAGAGCGCCCGCAGGTCGACGCTGATCCCCGATTTGCCGCCGCCGAGTTCGATATCGGCCAAGGCCGTCTTCAACGTCATTAGACGCGCCAGTTCTGTGGTTTCCCACAGGTCTACGTCCTTGGCGAGGCGAATTCCGCCTTTGTAGGGGCCACGCGCGCGGTTGTGCAATACGATTCCGCTAATGATGTTCACTACAGCGCCGAGAATCGGCACCGGCAACCGTTGAATGTGAACGGCGTAAGGCTTGATGACTTCCTGAATGGCGTGCGTCGAGATACGCATGCGACGCGCGCTTTCCAGCAACAAGCGGGCGGACCGAGTTGGGGGTTCTTTGCTAAGGACATAGTCCTCAATATTGTTGCCGATCCGCATCTAAGAGTCCGCTCTATGCGCCGGCGGGCGGTGCCGCTGGTGCAGGTGCCGCTGGTGCAGGTGCCGCTGGTGCAGGTGCCGCTGGTGCAGGTGCCGCTGGTGCAGGTGCCGGGACTGCTGGTGCAGGTGCTTCTTTCGGAGCGCCCTCGGCAGGCTTCGCTTCTTCCGCGGGCGGTTTATTCTCGGACCGAAGCTTCTCCGCGCCTTCCTTGGTGGCGATAACGGTCTTGTCCGTCAGCAGAACCAATTCGAGCGCAGGAAATTTCGCTATAAGGTCATCGCGCAGGAATTGAATCAACGTCGTTTGGGGCTTCACGTCTACCGTCCACTTGCGGTCCGCGGGCGGTAGGGCGACAACCGATTGATCAACCGACAAGACCCCATCCACTCGTTTAGAGA
This DNA window, taken from Candidatus Hydrogenedentota bacterium, encodes the following:
- a CDS encoding Glu/Leu/Phe/Val dehydrogenase, which encodes MRIGNNIEDYVLSKEPPTRSARLLLESARRMRISTHAIQEVIKPYAVHIQRLPVPILGAVVNIISGIVLHNRARGPYKGGIRLAKDVDLWETTELARLMTLKTALADIELGGGKSGISVDLRALYNDMKKAKRFRGAYREFERIAKTDIMTEFARHFGPLFASHEYVPAPDMGSGGPEMVCIYNETYDPASVTGKPDGIEGWLPGRAESTGYGVYYAVLKDLEKRGISPAQTTITIQGFGKVGSHAARFLYDAGARIVAVTDMTAGVHAPQGLDIPALIAHCNRVGHVDGFRAKSISNAALFALKCDYLIPAATGHVIHADNAASVKAKAVVEAANMPVTYEAMKSLEERGITVIPDTYANAGGVIASNLEFRQALGGPKFNRDAVLAHIRDRFDAMLAAMEPFVKRGRSMSEASTDVALQRVYETMVQRNLV